ACGATTGTGATGCCCGGCAATGCGCCGGCGCTGAAACTTAACGCCACGCGTGACTATGGCGCCGCCGTCGTGCTGTATGATCCGGCCACGGACGTGCGCGAGGCGATTTCGCAGGAGCTGGCGCAGCGTCACGGCTTTGTCCTGATCCCGCCCTACAACCATCCGCACATCGTGGCCGGCCAGGGCACGGCCGGCCTGGAACTGTTCGAGGAGGTGGGGTCGCTGGATTATCTGTTCGTGCCGTGCGGCGGCGGCGGGCTGTTGAGCGGTTGCGCGCTGGCGGCCAAACACCTGGCGCCTGGCTGCCGGGTCATCGGCGTGGAACCTGAGGCCGGCGACGACGCGACGCGCTCTTTCTACAGCGGCGTGCTGCAGACCAGCCACAATCCGCAGACCATCGCGGACGGCGCGCGCACCGGCAGCCTGGGCGATCTGACCTTTGCCATGATTCGGCATTACGTGGATGAGATGCTGACCGTCAGCGACGACGACCTGGTGCGCACGCTGGCCTTCGTCTGGACGCGGCTCAAGCTGGTGGTCGAGCCGACAGGGGTGCTCGGTCTGGCCGCGCTGTTCAACCGGCGCTATGCCCTGGCGGGCCAGCGCGTCGGCGTCATTCTGAGTGGCGGCAACGTGGACCTCGTCGCGGCCGCGGGTTGGCTGCAGACGACAAGGGTGTCCAGCTAAGCAGCATCTGTCCTCGCTCACGCACCTCAGTGTCAAAGCAATTTGGTCATTGGCAGTAACTGCTCACCCTGCAGGCCGATTTGGACAGGATGAACAGGATGTACAGGATTCTTGCTCTGTGGTGTGCAAAACTATCGGCACGAGAGTTCGAATATCCTGTCAATCCTGTGAATCCTGTCTGAATTCCAGGCAGGCTGAGCAGTTACTCGGACGTTATCGCCATTCAGATCAGCTTCACTCTGCCCCCTCCTGCGCTTTTTGCTCGGGCCCCGACGTCCGCGGCGAACGGGCCGCCCCACTCGGGGATCGCTTAGTAATCTGAGGGCTCACTGCCGAGCGGACTTGTGGAGAGCGTTGGCCTGAGCCGTTGGGCCTCAGGCCATCGGGCAGCTGTGATGGCACGGCCAGCGGCACGCCACGGCGCAGACAATTCGGCGAGCGAACTCGCCAGGGTCATCGGGTTTGGGGAATTGAGCACCACGAACTGACCCGGATGAAACGACAGCCGCAGATTGTTCGAGCCGGCAAACTGACCGCACTCGCGCAAGCGCGCAATGATTTCCGCTCCACCCGGCAGTTCGTTCATCTCGTACCCCGCCTCGGGATGCGTCTTCACGGGCAGAATCTGGCTGTTGATGCGGAAGGCGCCGATGCCATGACCCGCGCAGAATTGCAGCGCGGCCAGCAGCGCCTCGGCATTGGCGCGGCACAGCTCGGCCAGCCGTTCCAACTGC
The Candidatus Amarolinea dominans genome window above contains:
- a CDS encoding threo-3-hydroxy-L-aspartate ammonia-lyase; this translates as MVSFEEVQAAARQIAGVAHRTPVMTSRLLDAACGNQIFLKCENLQRVGAFKFRGATNAISRLSAAEKAAGVITHSSGNHAQAVALVSQLLGVKATIVMPGNAPALKLNATRDYGAAVVLYDPATDVREAISQELAQRHGFVLIPPYNHPHIVAGQGTAGLELFEEVGSLDYLFVPCGGGGLLSGCALAAKHLAPGCRVIGVEPEAGDDATRSFYSGVLQTSHNPQTIADGARTGSLGDLTFAMIRHYVDEMLTVSDDDLVRTLAFVWTRLKLVVEPTGVLGLAALFNRRYALAGQRVGVILSGGNVDLVAAAGWLQTTRVSS